The following is a genomic window from Calypte anna isolate BGI_N300 chromosome 7, bCalAnn1_v1.p, whole genome shotgun sequence.
CATAAGACATTTTAAACCTTTGTAATGTGAATTATAGTTCCTGTAATACAGTAACATACAGTGTAATTCTGGCATAATTTAATACATGAAGTTTCATATACAGGTGTAATACATACTTTATGGCATAGAGGAAcctgatatttaaaatatactgtttattaatatataatCACAAAGTggatggaaaacatttttctcacGTTATCCAGgactaagaaaacaaaaattattttctttcaagtatGAAAATTTATCTGAGAAAAGCAAGCACTTCAGATCCCAGTGGATGCTCTCCCCTGGGTGTATCCCTGTCTATCTCTGCTGTGTCTGAGGCTGTCATTGAAGTTAATGGCATGTCTGTTTGTGAAGGACTTGTGAAACTGGATAATTACACTGTCCTGAAAACAACTCTCATGTTGTCCTTAGTGAAAGCAGCATGTGTCTCTTACTTTAGTAACTTAGCTTCAGTTGCACCAGGAGAACTGCTGAAATTGCACTCTGGATCTGATAGTATGTGGAAGTCCATAAAGCAAATTAATATTTGGCCTTGTAGGAATAGTGAAGGCTTGAAAATTATCATTTGAAACACTGAGCCATATGAATCACTATCCTATgcgggtttttttgtttgatttggtaAATGAAACTAAGCATTTAGCATGGAAAATATTCAGGACTCAGCCATAAAGGGCCCAGGATAACCTGATCTTGGgctctgctttgagcagcaggtaGGACCAGTTATCTCCAAAAGTTGCCTCCAGGTGGGACTCTCCTCTGGTTCTATAATTCTAAGTCAATGCCACCTAAAGTATCACAATCCATCAGGAAAATTGCTGGCTACTAGCCATCAGCTGGAAACCACTATGGTACACTGGTTTTGATTTGGGTGAGGAGGAAAATTTCAGCCCTTGCTGAGAGTTTGTTTTGGTCATGGCACCatattatttctgtgtattcTCACCTCCTGAGCATTATCAGGCTCTTCATAAACCAACTAGTGTGTTTGCCTCTGCTCAGAAACATCCTGGTATTCTCATAATGTGttaacagttttatttctataaatCAAAGCCAAACATATATTCCATCCCTGACTTGCTGGTTTGTTTGGCTGTGCTTGGCCTATGGATTTTTCATAACAATgattccctcttccttcccctacCTCGAATAAACACTGTATTCCACTTAACTAGGATAGGGTGAAATGCCCTTGGATGAGTCCATCATGAGGGAGCCCAGGTAGCTGGCTGAAATGTGGGTGTTGTCAGTGTCTGAACTCATGTGAGATGGAGCTCAGCAGAAGGGCTAAATCTGCAAACCCAGCCAAAGGTGCTGACCCACTTAGCACACCAGTTAAGCTGTATAGATGTGTAGGCATTTATGTAGCATCATCATCCAAAATCTTCCAGGAAGAGGTTTAGAAAAGGATTTGAAAGAGCAACAGCAATTGTGTGATATGTGAGAAGAGGAAAGTGGTCCTGGCATGCTTTAACAGAGACAGAATCATTGTATCCACCCCTCCTGCTACCTCCACCCCCAAAATCTGGAAACTTCCTGATTTGTGTTCATCAATAATTAAGAGCCCATCAGCAATACTCAGAGGGAGCTTGCATTGCACTTCTGAGCAGCCAGTTAGTAATCTATGGTGGAGAGATCCTCTTTTTCAAATCCCAGGGCTCCAGGCCATGCAACGCTAGTATTGCATTTTCAATTAGCTTCTGAGTGAATGCTTGGCATATGTAGAAATGAACTGGTACACAATTAGCTTATTGTTCCTTTCAGCTTTGTGCTGAGAGGATCTGAAGGACTGcaaagagaggggagaggggaggaaaaaaaaaaagaaaatagccaAGGCAGCAGCATCTCCGTGGATGTGGAATAAGGGAGTTGCTCggctcccacagctcccagtgGTAAATTGGGAGCTGCAGCTGTTGCAGAGGAGAGCTCAGCCCGGGGTGGGGAGGGCACCCGGGGAGAGGTGCAGACCCAGCCTCAGCCTTCAGGCTCTTCTCTCCTCCAACTCACCTCAGCATCACGATGGAGCCCAACAGCcctaaaaaaatacagtttgctGTGCCACTGTTTCAGAGTCAAATAGATCCCGAGGCAGCTGAGCAGGTAAGAAAGATGAGTTTCTTTTGGTATTTTGTGTGAATGGGGTAGGAATGTGGGTGAGATGTGGGGTGAGAACAGGTAAAACTTTTGGCCTAAATGCTTTTCTACCTTGCATAACTATAGATTAAATGTTCTGGAGGTTATAGCGATGTTTGGATACACCCAAAGAGGGGGGAAGATATGTCCTCTAGCCAGAATAAGGCTTCTTTACCTTGGGTAGGTTTATTCAGTATGtattttttgtgccttttctaTTACTGGACTTATACCCTTCACATGAATACACACTCAACAAATCAACTGAAgtatattatttttacataaagCTAAACATGAAGCTGATATTAGGTACCTATTAGAAACACTATGCAGGAGACAGCTTATTTACCATTAATTGTAACATGAGAAAATGTGAGTTATGTTTTGCACAATACTTACCGCTGCCATTACCTCTTGTATTTCTCATGATTTCTATAGTCTTCTTTATGTCATTGTTACAGTGATTTACACATTTGAAAAATAGATATGCATAGAAATACACCTGACTTTTGTCTGCATTGTGTTTGTGCTATTTTAGGTTTTGACTAGCTCCCAAAACATACacattcatatatatatatatatatatatatatatatcaatacaGATATTTAAGGAGGAATAGATATCTATTATTGTGACAGATACACGTAGATGCACATAAAGAAGGACTCAGAATTCCAggagaaaggctggaaaaataGTAATTAGGTGACCCAGTAGATTTCTCTCAGTGGAAGTCCTTCTCAACATTTGCTTCTATTTTGGGAAGTCTAGTTTTAGATGATACTAGGGGAATAATATAACCTTGACAGCTCAGGACATTAGTTATGGCATTATTCTCACCTTTAGGACAGGTGTCTGGTTTCCTGAATATTCTGATGTtgtgtcttttaaaaagcagctgccTTCACCAGAAAGTGATGAGTGGTGAGTGACCACTGAACAAAGAAATACTAGAAGGGTACAGGGGACAATTGCTGTAGGTCTTCATTTTGCCCATAGGTACTTCTGAGCTGCAAGATGATCATATCTTATGGTACAGACCTGCAAGGAATTCAAGCAGGATGTGTTCTggtatttttctgaaatctgtGAGAACCATAGGATTAGGATTTCTTGGAATTCACGTGGCTTTTGAAATGCTGTATCTGCATTCATGGGCAGTCATTTTTTATGTTGTGAGTTTAATTCCAAGTGCTATACAGTTTCAGTGGGTGTGTGTGATGAAATTACAGTAGTAAATGCTGCTGGCGGCTGCAGTTATTCTAATCTGGAATAAACTCATTACTTTGATAGTCTAATTTTCCATTTAcacttctgaaagcaaaatttaaacCCAGCTAAATACAGATGTTGGGTCCCCAGCTGAGAAAGAATGAACAGACTGACTTTGACATTTTGTGGCAGAATGGTTGGTACCTTAAATATTCTTGCTCTCTCTCTTAAGATCAATGTATTTTGAATGGCCTGGAGGCTTCAGTGGGGTAACACAAAGCTTTCAGCTCCAATGTGTGCATTATACGAGGGTAGTCCAATATCATGTAGTGCAACCAGTGTTAATGGAACACAAATGCTTAATCAAATAGACTCTGAATAAGAATTGCATAGAATTCAGGAACATATATGGATATGTAAAGACTGATTTTGTGGCACtctttgaaaatactgttttaaaagtCTTACATATTGTTTTTGTATAGTTAAAGAGCACTAGTAACACCTCTGACCACAGTTTAGAAATACCATAAAATCATTGGAAGACATACATGCAATATCAGCTCTCAAGTGCACTTACAAAATATTAACAATTACTTTTGAGAGCTGGGACAGCACAAGATATTTGCACACATGTGCTCACATGCTACAGTAATTTTCCTGAAGCAAAGCTAAATGCCAGTATTTTAAGATATGACAGATACAGATCAGCAATACATGTCCAAAAATTTACTCAAGATAATAGCAAATCCTAAAGGTATTTTGGAAATCTCTCCCCCATGCCTCTGCTTACCATTTACAAGCAGCAACATGACCCTTATCACTGTCGGACTAGACAGGTTGTCATTAAGACAGTGATGTGCTGctgtttaaatgttttcttcttttaccttTGCCTGGTGTATACTCTAGGAGTGCACCAGAtggattttttgctttgctgtgggTGAGGGGCAGTTGGAGGACCCCAGTGACTCCTTGCTTTATGCATGTTACAGATCAGGAAACGAAGGCCTACACCAGCATCTCTTGTCATCATGAATGAACACGTGCCCCCAGGTAAGAGCCAACATACCTTCTAGAGCACTGAGCTTGTATGCACAGGATTGTCTgcaaatttgttttaataaccACATGGTTTTAAAAATCCAGCTTGAATTTCATGGCACTATTTATCAGATAATGGATCTTAGAACACTTTGGAGTAAACCACATGAATATATGTAACTCTTGGCCTCCAGATAATGTTAATAATTACAGGATTTTATCCTTCATGTAAATCTTTTGTTGCATGTACAAGCAGAATATGACTCTCATCCAGTACTTCCATccacaaaccttttttttccctgggtgaATGTTTTAGAGGTCCATGAAGTATTGTTTTTCTGATCTCTCGAGATATCAGGGTGGCTCCAGGACTAGTTCAACAAAATgaatttcttctgcaaaacaggtttttttctgataaaacaTGGAATGTCTGTTTTACATTATTCCTTTTCAATTGTGACTACCATTATTTTCACCAAAAGTCTTCCCAGTAGATTTTCTGTGGGATGGGACAACTTGCAGTTGCAATATACTTCATCACATAAAAAGGGCTCTGTAATAAGCTGTTTATGGAGTATTATAAGCATCAAAGCTCAGAAAAAATGGATTGCAGGAAAAAGTCCTTGAAACATAGTCCCTTTGAAACACACTATCTTCTTTATAtcaaacttttcttttacatcatagtctgcaatatttttttcctgccttgtcTCTTCATCATCCAtatccttttttaaaagcagttcaggattttttttgaCTGATGTGTCAGGTCTTGTCACTTTAGGTCATTACGCTGGCACCTCAGTAAAACTGAACCACCTCCACCAGGCTTTCCACTTAGGGCACTGTGCTGAGGATCTCCACTTCTGATTAACATTATCAGTAGCTGAAGCTCCTCAGAAAGTGCAGAAAAAGTATTTAGAGGGCCTTGGTCTTGAGGTTGAGATCattgcagcacagcacagagattAGGGAAGTTACAGGGAGGTTATTGTAGCATCATAGCATACTTAGGGTTGGATggggactttaaagatcatcaagatccaagctctctgcatgagcagggacacctctattagaccaggttgctcaaggcctcagTGGGTAAATTATTTTGACACAGAGTGCCCCATGAGTTTGCTGCAGGTCTGACACCAACCCCACTTAGGAGAGCAGCTTTCTGGGCTGAATCTCAGGCAGTTCAGCTTTCAGTAATGATGTATGAAAAATCTGACTTAGGCCAACTTTTCTTACCTTAATGAGATCTACAGTGTCTGTGTTGCTAGGACTTAATATAAAGCAAATTCACCTTGACTCTTAAGCTCTTTTGCAATTCACTATGTACACTTTGTACTGTCGTATTTCCTTTTATAAACAGATACTTGGTACAGtaccaaatcaaaaccaaacagagaATAAGAACTTTTAATTTACAGGTAATTTTACTGTAAACAAGGTGTGCATGTCTGTTATCTCCTTTCCTACAATGTTCGTAATAGatctttaaatacagattttttattATGAGTCAGGGTTGCTGCAAGTGTCAGCTTCCTTATCAGCCCAAGAGCTTCCATATGCACCTTCTTCacttattatatttattaatttagaTACTACCCTCTCTTAATATATACTGGGAACTAATATAAATGAAGGTAATCTTGGTTAAATTATaatcttttttggttttccataaagtcagataaaataaaaactttaaaagcacCTTAATTGTTTTGCATCCCAACATGTGATTTATGCATGAGCCTGCATGTGTGCAGTTCCATCTGGCGTGCTTGGTACAGGCAGCTCTTTTGAATAGGGTATGAACGTGTAGCTGTGTAAACCCACTGAATACAAGGACTGCAAAGACAGTTTGAAAAGGCAGACAATAGCTTTGCATTTAAAAGTATAAATAGCCAAAAGTTTCTTATGGGCTTGATCTTGCAAGTGTTGTGCAGTTTGTGAAACTACTGTATAACTTTAACTTTCAGAGGGGTCAGCTGAGTTCCAGGGGCTCTTGACATCCTGCTGATTAGACTCCATAGGTGGGTTCTTACTGGATTTTGAATAGAGTTTAGTGGGATGCTGAGCTACCACTTGTCTCTGAAAATGTTGAGTTCACCACTATATATGTTTACAGTGAATAATATAATAATTGTAAGGATGTGAACTTGAAACTACAGCAGGTTGCCTTAGAAGCATGATTCTCAAGGTCAACAGGGAAACTGAGCAGCAGAGAATTTAAGTGATACTATCAAAGCCACCTATTAAATTAGAGTTGGGCTAAACCAGAATCCTGTCTCGTGAATTTTACCCAGTGGAATATTCGAATTCCCTCATTAGGAACAGTTAGTGAAGGATGTGCTTCCAGAGGCTTGTAATGTGTGTCCTAATGCAGTTCTAAATGTTTGGATGCCCCTGCATAACTCAAGTTATCTAATCTACttctattttgaaaagaatGACAGCCTTTTTCAGAGAATCAGACTTTTCTATATCTTTCTGTTGCAACAGCTTCTGATTgcaacagtaaaaaaacaaaacaaaacaaaacaaccacgTCATTTTTGTGGTATTCTGGTGTCCTGGTTGCAGACCTATCTGGAAACCAGAAGGCAGTAAAATGTGTTTGGACATTCCAGAACTTCATAATAAATTCAGTTTGAGTTATGTAGTACAAAGATCtaaaatagttattttcttCTAAGCCTTCTCATCTGTTCTTGATGTCTGCTACAGCTTTGACAGGAATCTGTCTGCACTGATTGAGTTCATGTCTATTGTGCTTATAAAGTGCAGATCTTCTAAGGCTAAGTAATGACAGCTACTCAAAAACTGTAAGAAGAGTCTGCTTGGATGCCTTGCTCCCAAGGAGACAATAGGGGCTAGATCATACTAAATGTTTTAAAGGCAGGAGATAGATGTGACTGTAAGAGCTAATATTCACCTTTAGCACGATTGACTGatgctttttgttctgttgaCTCTGGTTGGCATCATATCTAATTGTAATCAAGGCCAAGATAAGAGAAATCTGAATTAGAGCAGATAGTGCAGACTTGTGAAGCCTGCAATGAATAAACTCTTAACTCTTTCTGTAAGTACTCTGGAAAGTGCTCTATGATGGGTTATGTCACAGATGAGCAGAGAAGCTGACACTAGAAAACTGAGACTAAGGTTATGAAGTTAACTCTGTTGTGCTTCAGTTGCCATCAGTGGAGTTACATTTTGTGAGCATCTCTTGTTTGATTTCATAATATctaatcagttttatttttatttggaattaGAATCTTTTACtatctgtgaaagaaaaaacaagtattAGGGGTCAGAACTACAAAAACATGTAGCATCTCATCCTGTACAGGATGCCTGGATGTCAGCCCCAGTAACCCAACACTCCTGCCATAGCAACAGTTGCTCCATATCCGTACTTTCAAAAAGGAACATAAGTATATGTGTTAAAGATAGCTAAAGTGTTAAAGATACACATAACTATTAAGCTGCTCAAGAACTTAATCCAAAAATTGCTAAAGCTCTCTTATCTCCTCTTTCTCTTGCAATATTGCTGGAGCCACCAGAAGCTGAAGTCACCATTATTCTCACATCCTCCTGTCTCCTTcccaagcacagcagaaaaaaaaatatgaaaatcaattatttttatctgaaatacaAGTCTAATCATGCTTTAAACTTGCTGAACATCATACTACTTCAGCTCAAGAAAATTCTGGCGGCAGCTCAGAGAAGTGATGGTTCAAGTAGAAAAACATGTCAGACCACAGCTCAGGCTTAATGCCATTAGGGTTCACTTTGATCAGAAGACAGTGCCAGGATGGCCTGGCTTTGTCACACAGCCAACAGAAAATCAAACAATCTGGCTGGCAAAGGCTGTTCAGCTTGTGTCAAAGTGTTCAGTATTCTTGAAGGATTGCAATATGAGTAAACATTGGGATAAGTCTGCGTTTCAGAACTTTCTGTGCACTTGCTGTTTCCAGATCTGCTTTCTACTCAGTTGTATGGTTTTGCTTCTTCGTAATGTAAATGTGTTtggaaaataagacaaaaaatagCAATGTGTTTTGATAATTTTTCTCCAGAGCTGACTTGTACTATTGCACAAATCTCATTTCACAACAGAAAGGGTACATCAGCACTGCAAAAGCAATATAAAACATATAGTCCATGTACAGTTCCATACATCTGAGTTTTCTGAAGGCTGGAAATCATAACTTGAAGATTAGCAAACTGTCCCTGTCACCAGGCAAGGAACTCACTTACAGCTTGTCTTTGGACATTAACAGTCTCGTTGCCAGCTGATTTTTCATGGTCCTGGCAGAGATTCATGCCTTTCAGTTTGCTAGCAATTTCCCAGAGGTCTGCTGAGGTTCCTAAATATTTAGTGCAGTAGCAAACACAGATGGGCACTAGGAGGAAAAACTATCCTTACCTCTGTGGCAGTCCCACAACAACCCAAAGTATATGAGGTTTTACACAGTAAATTGATTCTAGACACACACAGAGTTTTCCTATGCAGTAGATCTCATTACCACATACAGATGTGCTTTTCTGATGATGCAAACTGTACCAGCATCACATCTTTGAGGGGGTAAATGCTATATACTCAACTCAACTTCAACATTTGTGACTAGTATTTGTTAAGTTATGCTTCTGGGTGGATGAATGTGGATGTTTTATGTTTAATGGTCACGGTTTTTTTGTCAAGACAAAATTAACTGGAATTTAAAAAGACTTACTAGGTAGGAGGCAGCTATATCTGGGCATTGTGaagcagtcacagaatcacagaatcacagaatcacagaatcacagaatcctaggggttggaagggaccttgaaagatcatctagtccaaccccccctgccagagcagggccacctagagtacatcacataggaacgtgtccagacgggttttgaatgtctccagtgaaggagactccacgacccccctgggcagcctgttccagggctctgtcacccttacagtaaaaaaattttttcgaatattcaacttgaacctcctgtgctccaatttacacccattaccccttgtcctatcactggtcactactgagaaaagcctaactccatctccctgacactcaccccttacatatttgaaaacattgatgaggtcacccctcagtctccttttctccaaactaaagagacccagctcagGCAGAAGCCTTGCTGAagctcagctcagcagagaaCTCTTGGTCTCACAGCTCATGAAAACTGAtatgtttttcaaaagcttGAGGACATGCTGCTTGCTTTGGTTGAGGAAGTAGAAAGTGAGTAAGCCAAATAGCAGCTGTTGCCGATTGCAAATTTAAGCTTCTAATGTCTAATAAAGCATTTATAAAATCAGTACACTaataaaaaatgtcattacctttttttttttttttttgtcagaataCTTGGCCTTTCTGTATGCTAAATGTGGAGGTCATTTAAATGacctttctgtttttatttcagtctaGGGGTTCATGGAGCTGTGGTAATAAGCAATAAAGAGTATTTGTGTCCCCTCTCAGCACAGAATGGGTACAGCTCAGTGTGTGTTGCCAGTGGcaccaggatgctcagggaaTCTGTTGGTCAGGAAGCTAGGATTGCTTTAGGCCTGTGCTGTAAAGTACTATCTGATGCAACCAAACAATGAAATAtgtaaaacaaacatttaagaCCTGACAGGTGATTGACATTACAGAACAGAGACAAAAATGCTTGTGCTTGAAAATACTTTGGTGTTTGGAGGCTGATGGGTAACTACAAATGTTCAGTGACAAACTTCATCCCTTTTTCTTACCTATATACATTATGCTCAGGTGTTCTTTTATTTGGGTATTTTGAATTTAGTCTGTAGCTCAGGCTCACAGAAGCCCCTGGCACAAGCCACAGCATAACTGCTTCACACATATGCAGTGTGAGTAAAGACTCCATGATCTGatccatgaaaataaaaagagaagtttagggactttaagaaaaaaatgaaaggcatgaaaaaagacaggaaattcTGCTTGAGCTGTTTTTAGTGCAGCCAGAAGTGACAGCTCATGGGGTCCCagcaaaaggaataaataaaaaaaaaaaaaaaagaaagatgctaAGGAAAGCTTTATGAAAATGTTTCAATTTCATGAGAGGGTGAAGGTTTTATATGCCATTGCCATCACCTCCCAAAGAGCTGTTGTGCTTCCCACAGCACAGTAAAGATGGTGAGCTGGAGGACAAGGCTTGAGTTGGTTGGCATAGACTGGGCACTGCTGTGCCTAAACCAAACCTAAGCCACAAGATGCATTTTCACTGCTCTTTAAGGCCATGGCCATATCAGTTCACGAATATGAAAactccctggaaatgttttaGTCGTTGTGTGAGACATAGTGggaaataatagaaaatgtGTTCCTACTGTCTGGAGAGTCTGGGCTGTCCCTTCAGTCAGTAAGGAACACTTGAATGAGGAGAAGAGTCTGACAGCTATCAAGAGGTCAGACCAAAAAGCTGTTGTTTTCTGGTCAAAattaacttattttacataattgttcatatttattttaatccatCTTCTTCTTCAGTGCTTAATGACAATTGCATGGGTACATTTTATGTGACACATAGCACCTATGAACTTAGTTGCTTCTACTGACTGTAGTCTAGTTGGCTGGAGTGAGTGCATTTACTCACAATAAGAAGGAGTCTGTCTTGCTCACTGCCTGCCCTTGGTGAGAAAGGGGGAAAACACCACCTGAGAAAGCTCTGGTCTGTGGCAAGACCTGGGCCAGCATGGTAGACTGGAGATGGAGGTTGGATATTCATAACCAGGACTTGGATTTCTGATCTAAATCAGAGAAGGGGTGCAACTGAGAGGCTATAAagcaaaaaccaaccaaccaaccaaaaaaactccaaatCAAACCTGTTTACTTGCTCCTGGTTTGAGTAGAATTGCATGTATCCATTTCTCTTGTTCCAGTTTTAAATCCACAATATGTGAATTGatatactttttatttatcAGCGAGCCCCTAATGTGCACTttgttcctcctgctccttgcctCCTGTCAGTTTTGTGTGGGAAGGGTCAATGCCCATGGACCTATTTGAAAGCAAAGGAGGTATTTTTAGAGTTGGACCTTGTACTCTTCATCTGTTTTCCGTGTTCATTATCCAGCAGCACCATAGAAACAGCCTTCTTCCACCGCAGGAgattatttgcaaataattttaaatatctatGGCTTCATGTTACAGATCTCCAGCTGCTTGATTATTTAGCATCAGGACTGATAAGCTTTCAGACTGTTTGCCTGTGTTATCAcctttgtgtgtgtgaacaTGCCAGAGAGGTGTGTCTTGGGCAGAGAACAGCTCTTTAACCCACTGAGGATGTTAGCTGGGCAGCTGCTAACTCTGCTGCATTCATAAGGCTTCATATTTCACTAGAGGAACTCAAACAGATTTGCACTGTGCCAAATAATTGTACAGCTCACACAGTTTGTTTAGGTGAGAGCTCTGAGTCGATGGTGAgcctttctatttaaaaaattgcCTGGGTGTAATTAATTACTACTCATAGTCGAAGTACTTAAGCTGTATGTATTACAGCTGTATGCATATACAATTTTGGAGTTAGTTTTGATCAAAATGGGTCTGGTCTGGCCTGGAGCaaacatattttgaattttaaatgttttttgttgAATGGTAAAAAATTTTAGACTATAATTGAAATTAAGTCCATTTGGATATCATTAAGACAAAATATTTCGAATAAGAAtgtcatggggtttttttgtgattatGTTTAAAGTATACCTCAATAATGCactaatactgattttttttttcccatcaggtCATAAACTAAAATCCATTAATAAATGTATCAGCAttgctgaggggaaaaaaaaaaaaaccaaaaacaaaccacaacacagGGTTTGTCTGAGCTCTCCTATTTAGTACTTAATGCAGCACTCATTTACCATGGTGACGTGTGTGGAATAAATAGATAATGCAGACAGATGAGAGAGATTCCAGCTTTTAGCTCTAACCTCATTATGTTCAGAATACTGTGGAGGGGTTGCACTTAAAGCAT
Proteins encoded in this region:
- the PPP1R1C gene encoding LOW QUALITY PROTEIN: protein phosphatase 1 regulatory subunit 1C (The sequence of the model RefSeq protein was modified relative to this genomic sequence to represent the inferred CDS: inserted 2 bases in 1 codon), whose amino-acid sequence is MWNKGVARLPQLPVVNWELQLLQRRAQPGVGRAPGEXGADPASAFRLFSPPTHLSITMEPNSPKKIQFAVPLFQSQIDPEAAEQIRKRRPTPASLVIMNEHVPPEKDEKRTNILQAESQSASPKQRKQSVFTPPALKGIKHLKSQSDSAFPEEEEGVSEREEEWGH